The DNA window GAATCACCGGGGGGCCCTTTCTCGCAATCTCCTCCGTGAGGGTGAGCTCCTCCGTGGCGAAGTTGCTCGGATTGGACTCGTCCTGAGCCGTCATGACGATACAGCCCGTCTTGAAGCTCGGCGTGTACTTGATTGTGACGAGAGCATTCGCCCGTTCCTCGGACTTCGAACAGGCAATGACACACAGGGAGAGCGCTAAAAGGAGAATGTGACGCATGGGGCACACTCTACCCCAGCCTCACCGCCCCAATCGCGCCTCAAGACCTCCCGCACCTCGCGAACCACCCACCCCGCAAAACTTCCGCGACGCCATCCAGGCATCCAGGCCCTCCTCCCCACCCCACCAGCATTCCAAGATTCCGAGCAGCCTCGCCCCCCACTCCCCCATTTTCCCAAAACTCTCGCGCACTTACGCGCGCCCCCCACCCCTCCCGCGCCCACCCTCCCCCGCACCCTCCACCCTCCCCAGCGCCCCCCTCCGCCCTCCAGTGCGAGCCGCTGTCACACATGCAACTCACACCCTCACGGAGCCGCCTGGGCCGCCGCCCCACTCTCCGGCGCGGGCACGGGCCCCACGGGCCCCACCGCCGTCCGCTGCCTCAGCTCCGACGAGGCCACCAGGAACCCCGCCGGCAACATCCTCAGAATCCGCTCCCGCCGCAGCTGTGAGCCCGCCAGCCGCCGCTCCAACTGCCCCTTCTCCACCTTCCCCTCCTTGTCCAACGCCCCCTCCCGGGCCGCCAGCGCCTCCAGGCGCTCCGTCACCGCCTCCACCTCCCGGTCAATCAACACCGGCTGGATGTTCCGCGCCTCCTTCCGCCGCCGCCCCACCGCGTTGTTCTCAATCCACACCGGCAACACCGCCACATCCCCCAACATCACCTTCCCCCCAGGCGCCGGCCGCAACAGCGTCACCCTCAACAACATCGAGTCCCGCTTGTCCCCCGCCTTCCCCTTCCCCTTCTCCGAATGGCTGTAGAACCGGTCCTGGTTCGCCACCAGGTTCCCCAGCGAATACGCAATCAACCCCCGCCGCCCATCCGCCGTGGAGTACCCCTCCAGCGGCTGCAACACATGCGGGTGGTGCCCCACCACCGCCAGCGCCCCCGCCTCCAACATCTCCCGCCCCAGCTTCCGGTCATCCGGATGCGGCGTGTCGCTGTACTCCGTCCCCCAGTGCACCAGCACCACCAACGCATCACACGTCCCCGCCACCTCGCGGACCTTCTCCACCGCCTCCTCCGTCGTCAGCCCCCGGTGGAACCGGTGCACCGGATACGGCACGAACGCCACGTGCGGCGCCGCCCCCTCCTTCGGATTGCTGAACCCGTTCAGCCACCGCGTGAACGACAGGAATCCCACCTTCATCCCCCGCGCCTCCACGAACACGGGCTCCCACGCCGCGTCCTTCGTCGCCCCCGTCCCCGTGTGACGGATTCCCGCCGCGTCCAGGTGCCGCAGCGTCTCCACCAACCCCGCCGGGAGCTGGTCCCTCGCGTGGTTGTTCCCCGTCGACACCACCTTCACCCCTGACGCCGCCAACGCGCGCGCCATCGCCGACGGCGCGTTGAACAACAACTCCCGCGTCACCGCCTTCTTGTTGTCCGTGACGGGCGTCTCCAGATTCAAGACGCCCACGTCCGCGGTGCGCAGCACGTCCGCGATGGGCCCGAAGATGTGGTCCCACCCCTCGTTGTTCAGCGACGGCGCCACCCCACCCTCGGGCGG is part of the Myxococcus landrumus genome and encodes:
- a CDS encoding CapA family protein, producing the protein MLSPSLLLVPLLFATAPHPVELVFGGDVIPHGEVKEVARLHARTGTVPPEGGVAPSLNNEGWDHIFGPIADVLRTADVGVLNLETPVTDNKKAVTRELLFNAPSAMARALAASGVKVVSTGNNHARDQLPAGLVETLRHLDAAGIRHTGTGATKDAAWEPVFVEARGMKVGFLSFTRWLNGFSNPKEGAAPHVAFVPYPVHRFHRGLTTEEAVEKVREVAGTCDALVVLVHWGTEYSDTPHPDDRKLGREMLEAGALAVVGHHPHVLQPLEGYSTADGRRGLIAYSLGNLVANQDRFYSHSEKGKGKAGDKRDSMLLRVTLLRPAPGGKVMLGDVAVLPVWIENNAVGRRRKEARNIQPVLIDREVEAVTERLEALAAREGALDKEGKVEKGQLERRLAGSQLRRERILRMLPAGFLVASSELRQRTAVGPVGPVPAPESGAAAQAAP